TGAATGGAGATTTCCTTGCGTGGCCACATTTTCAAGCTTGTTTTGTCATATGAGTTCCAAATTCCATCGGGTCATGTGAGCTCTGTGACGTTGACTAGATTGGGTCGCCAATATAACGAGCCCGCAACGCGTTATTCACCTTACCTGAAACACCTTTAAGTGGAAATAACGCGCTCGTGGCGCGTTATTCACTGAAACGCATCAAAATAACGCGTTCACACGTCACTATTGACTCAAGGTCCGAAGATAGCGCTTCCACAGCGCGCTATTTCTTGCCAGCCCTGTAGACCCTATCGGAAATAACGCGCTGAGGGCGCGTTATTACAAATTCCTGACCAAAACCAGGACCACGTCCACGTACGCTTACGCACCCACGGTGCGTAAGCACGGTCCAGGCAGGCACCCCCTGCTTTGCTGCCTATTCCATGCTGCCTCGCGCGTCGCACACTGGGCTGTTGTGCTGCGCGCCGCACAACCGAAACAGAGAAACCGCACCGTCTAACGGCTGGCGGCTATCTCCCCGCGATGGTTCTTGAGATGACCAGGCGCTGGATCTCCGCTGTACCTTCCCAAATCTTGAAGATCTTCGCGTCACGCATCCATTTCTCAACTGGGTACTCCCGGATATAGCCGTTTCCGCCAAGAATTTGGACTGCCTCTTCGGTAACCCGCATCGCTGTGTCACCAGCAAACAGTTTTGCCATGCTGGCCTGAAGCCCGGCGTTCTTACCCTGCCCTTGCATCCAGCCAGCGCGCCACACCAAAAGCCTGGCGGCATCAATCTCAGTGGCCATGTCGGCAAGTTTGAACGAGATGCCCTGATTGGCGATGATTTTGTGCCCGAACGCCACACGTGTTTTTGCATAGTCGAGTGCATATTCATAAGCAGCGCGCGCGACGCCCAGAGCGGCGGCGCCTACTGCAGGCCGCGTTCGTTCCAGCATCATTAAGCAACCGAGGCCTCCAGAGATGCCTTTCGGGTTGCCGTCTAGACCGCTGAGCCGATTTTCAAGCGGGATCCGACACTCCTCCAGCACAACCTGTGCCGTGTGGGAAGCCCGAACACCCAGCTTCTTCTCCTTGCGGCCCATCGTCAGTCCAGGAGTCCCTTTCTCAATCACAAAGCATTCAATACCCTTCCAGCCGCTCCCCGGCTCGGTTTGCGCGAAAATGACGTGGAGGTCTGCGATACCGCCGTGTGTAATAAATTGTTTGGTTCCATTTAGCACCCAGGAATCGCCATCGCGCACAGCAGTTGTGCGCATCGATGACACGTCCGATCCGGCGTCCGGCTCCGTCAGACCCATCGCACCGAGGTGAAGTTCTGACGCATCGCAGAGGTATCCGATGTACTTCTTCTTCTGCTCCTCCGTGCCTGTTGCGAGAATTCCTTGACCGGCAAGGCCACTGCCGGTGATTGATGTTTGGATCCCGGCGCAGCCCCACGCCAGTTCTTCGGAGATGAGGAGGCCTGTCACCGGATCGCTAATCCCACCACCGCCATACTCTTCAGGGTACTGATACGTGGTGAGACCAATCTTATGCGCCTCCCGCACAACGTCCCATGGAAACTCCTCTGTCTCATCATAGTACGCCGCCACCGGACGAATCTTTTCCACGGCGAAATCATGGGCCAGTTTCTGCATTTCCTTTTGCTCTGCACTCAGTTCAAAGTCCAACAAAATAAATCCCCCGTTCTCCATCTACGCGATATGGATGAAGTAGGTGCCGTTAACTCTCGGCCCACCAGCCTCTCGGCAGCGCCAATCACTCAGCACCGTCGACCTCGCATCGCCAACTACCGACCGTTAGTTCGATTCTACAGAATGTTGAGCAAAAAATATAGGAGCATTCAGGAAACTCGCGAGGCAACGCGAGTTCGCGAGTTTGCACTTTATACAGAAGACTGACACCAGACGGAGATACCGAAGTTCATTTGGTCGTATTTACCATATCAATTTTCAACCACTTCACCATGATTACCCTCAAAAGTCCACGACTTCTGTCGAATCTTGTGTAAAAAGATTACGGAGAGAAGGACTGCACGTGGACTGCTTCATATATTGTCTAGCCTGCGATTGTTTGCACCCATCACAGCATGCGACTCGACAGTTCACGACTGGTTTTCGCCGAATTAACGGTGTGGACTATCCCCTTGGGCTGTGCCAAACGATACATACGCCCAGCGTAAAAACGCAACCACGCGAACATCGAGATCAAAGTGATAGTGAAAAATCTACGGAGAGCCCCCTCAGTGCATGAGGGGGGCTAAACTTATATCTTTATTAAATCCCAAGTAATATCACGCCCACACTGACGAGCCCTGCACTCACGCCAGTCACCCACGTCAACCGTTCAAGACGGTTCATAAAGATGCCTGCCAACAGCGCGACGATAACAGGTTGACTGCCCATAATGACTGATACTGTGGACACCGGCACTTCGGAAACAGCTTCAAAGAACAAAAAAACGGCAGCGGCCATCATAAATCCAGCACTGATAAGATAGATGTTTAGATGCGAAACATAGTAGCGTAAATAGGATTTGAGCTTCCCGAGAAAAGCCAAAATCACAATATACACCATCAGAGCAGTAAACGTGTCTACACTCCCCGCAAATGCTGGGTCCATCCGCCCCTGCATGCCAACCTTTCGAAACGCGTACCCAACTCCTTGAAACAACGTTGCCCACAGTGCAATCCAGATACCATTTTGGACGAAGAGGCCGGGCCACAATCGCATTGGAAACAACTTTCGCTCCATGAGCAGCAGCATTACACCCGATAAAAGCATGACCATCCCGCTGACGTCGCGTATGTTTAACCGCTCCTGCAGCATTGTGACAGCAATGACCAAAGTGACAAGGGGTGAAATTGCTGCGACAATCGACCCGCGCGTCGCACCAATCTTGGAAATCGCCCGATACAACGCCAGCCTTCCTAGTAGCGTAGCGACAAGGCCTGACAGAGCTGAAAACAGCACACCTCTGAGCAGAATATGGTTCACTACAATTGGGGCAGGGTCGCGAACGTGATCGACAATCAAATAGGCAAGGAGGATAAACCCAGTAATCACGAGTATGGGAAACAATCCATTGTCTGAAGGATGGGTATCTTTTTGACCCTTTCGGACCAAAAGATTTGAAATGGCGTAACACATCGCTGCAAGCAAGGCGGTCACTTCGCCTGGCACATTCACCCCTCCAGACCCGGACAAGTAGGTTCATTTACCACCATACGCAAGTCAGAGGCAAATATGCGTAGCGCAGCGTTTCGGATGCTCAGTACCCCATCGATTTCGGTCTGGGATTTCCGGTCCGCAAGCTTTCAGTCCCTCGTCTTCATTCATTCCTCATCTTCATTCATTCCCTCAGTCCCTCAGGTAAGGAGACAGTTCATCGAGCAGTTGCTTCAGTTGCTCAGACGTTTTGGTGTATGACGTTTTTGCCTTCTGATTCCTCGTTTCCAGTGCAAAACTCTCTAAATCTGCTTGGATTTTTTTGAGCGAAGCGGCGACTAACGGCTTCTCTTTGATTTGTGGTTCCTTTTGTTCATCTCGATATAAATCGACATAGAGACTGCCATTGGAATCTACTTGAGCCAAGAATACGTCTTTAACGTCAGAGGCTCCTTGTTTTAATATTTCGCCAAGTAGCCACTCCTTGGAATATCCGCTCCTATCCAGAGATTCCTCAATTACATTTCCATCAACAATAAGTACACGCGGTTCGCGCTCGGACAATACTTGGACTCCGGCATCTTTGGGAGTAAGCGGCTCAAGTTCGGTCTTTTTCATGACGTTGAGCGTACCGTTGGTCTCCAAAATAGCGTATTCCACGTCAGCGACCTTAAAGGCACTCTTTTGCCGCAACAACAACATCATTTCCTCCAGGTCGATGTTCGCTTTACGTAAGTTGTTTTCAAGAACATTGCCATTTCGAATGAGCACCGTTGGACGACCGTCCAGTACGAGCCTGGCTCTCCTGGATTTGCGTTGAATAAATGATAACAACAGTGAAAGACCCGTCCAGATAATGAGGCTTATGATGGCATGAATATTCTTAATCTCGTCAAGCGACCACGATGCCGCGATGTTGCCAATGGTGATGCCAGCGATATAGTCGAAGAAGTTCAATTGTGCTACCTGACGTTTCCCTAACAAACGAGCAAGCAGGAACAAAAAGGCGAACGCAATGACAGATTGGTACAGTACTTCAGGCGTTGTTGGCATTGTGAGCCTCCGTGTCCGAGATGTTCTCTATGTTCAAGATGCCCTCCGCGTCCGAGATGTTGTGCATGAGGTAGTCTGCCAGCAAAGCATGAAATCCATGCAAACAAAGGGGAGTACTGTTGCGCGCACTTCCATCGCAATTGTTTTGCAGAAGCACCGTTACATCAAAACAAAACATGAACGGAAAAGGGCAAAATAAAACGGCGGCCACGTGACTGGAGACCGCCGTTGCCGATTGTTAAACACTGTTGTTCTTGGTCTTAGTGATATAAGCGGCCATGTATCTCCTGACGTACCTGAACAGGGTTCGTGCCACTGAGAGGATGTGACATCTGACCTGTCGGCGCAGATGTCATGAATCGACCGGTTGGCTGTCCTTGATAGTTGCCCGACAAATTCTGTTGAATGTCTTGTCTCACCTGCTGTGCGTTGGTTCCGCCGAAGTGATTGTTCAACTGACCGTCTGGTCCGATGGTAGCAAATGGTCCTTGAGACCCTTGATATGCTTGAGGGGCTTGATATGCCTGAGGGCCTTGATATGCTTGGGCACCTCCGTATGCCTGTGGCCCGGCATATGCTTGTGAACCTTGAAGTCCTTGAGGACCCGCATATCCTTGCGGACCTTGAAACCCTTGAGATCCCGCATATCCTTGCGGTCCTGGAAATCCTTGAGGACCTTGTGGATATTGACCGAGGCTCTGTTGGATGTCTTGACGGACTTGTTGTGGGCTCGTGCCACTCCATTGGTTTGTCAATTGACCCATTGGCGCGGACCCAGCGACAGGGCCGCGTTCCCATGCCTGCTGACCTGCCAATTCTTGTTGAATCTCCTGGCGGACCTGTTGTTCATAGTTACCACCATAAGGGTTTGATTGATGTCCTGGACCCCCATTAAAGTAGCCCTGCGTCTGTTGGTACTGTTGGTACTGCCCACCGAGACTTTCCTGAATGTCCTGGCGGACCTGCTGCACGTTGGTACCACTCCACTGGTTTGTCAGGCGCCCTGGGGTCGGTTGACCTGAATAGTTCTGATGGGGTTGTTGGTACTGTCCACCGAGACTTTCTTGAATGTCCTGACGGACCTGCTGCGCGTCGGTGCCACTATATGGATTCAACATACTTCCTGGGGCACCTGCGGTAAAATACCCTTGAGGACCTTGCTGATACTGTGCACCAAGGCTTTGCTGAATGTCCTGGCGGACTTGCTGTGGATTCGTGCCCGGCGCCATCTGTCCCATCTGTCCCATCGTGCTGTAAGGGGCGAATCCCTGCGGCACCTGCTGATACTGACCTCCTAGACTCTGTTGAATGTCTTGTCGGACTTGCTGTGGATTGGTGCCACTATAGCCGCTTCTCATCTGCTCCACACGCCACACTTCCTTTTTCGAGAATTGACGAAACGCTATTACTATGTACTGAGCGATGCAGCACAATTCGATTCGAATTCAAGGTATCTATTTCCACGTATACTTAATTAAATCATCATCACTGTGTGTTGATTTCTGTGTTTGACTCTGTGTGTGTTTTTATTTCTCCTGCGCTCAGCTCTCTGCAATGTTTGTCGGAACTCAGAAAGCCGACGTTTGGCAGGGGTCCCATTTGAGGTAGTATGTTAAAGAAGAACAGCACACTAGAGCGTGATCGTGACGAGCCTTTAGCAGAGCCGTTTATCAACTGAGGGTGTTGTCGGCCCTGCATTTGCGCACTCAGCACTGCTGGGAACA
The Alicyclobacillus curvatus genome window above contains:
- a CDS encoding acyl-CoA dehydrogenase family protein, translating into MLDFELSAEQKEMQKLAHDFAVEKIRPVAAYYDETEEFPWDVVREAHKIGLTTYQYPEEYGGGGISDPVTGLLISEELAWGCAGIQTSITGSGLAGQGILATGTEEQKKKYIGYLCDASELHLGAMGLTEPDAGSDVSSMRTTAVRDGDSWVLNGTKQFITHGGIADLHVIFAQTEPGSGWKGIECFVIEKGTPGLTMGRKEKKLGVRASHTAQVVLEECRIPLENRLSGLDGNPKGISGGLGCLMMLERTRPAVGAAALGVARAAYEYALDYAKTRVAFGHKIIANQGISFKLADMATEIDAARLLVWRAGWMQGQGKNAGLQASMAKLFAGDTAMRVTEEAVQILGGNGYIREYPVEKWMRDAKIFKIWEGTAEIQRLVISRTIAGR
- a CDS encoding DMT family transporter; its protein translation is MPGEVTALLAAMCYAISNLLVRKGQKDTHPSDNGLFPILVITGFILLAYLIVDHVRDPAPIVVNHILLRGVLFSALSGLVATLLGRLALYRAISKIGATRGSIVAAISPLVTLVIAVTMLQERLNIRDVSGMVMLLSGVMLLLMERKLFPMRLWPGLFVQNGIWIALWATLFQGVGYAFRKVGMQGRMDPAFAGSVDTFTALMVYIVILAFLGKLKSYLRYYVSHLNIYLISAGFMMAAAVFLFFEAVSEVPVSTVSVIMGSQPVIVALLAGIFMNRLERLTWVTGVSAGLVSVGVILLGI
- a CDS encoding DUF421 domain-containing protein; the encoded protein is MPTTPEVLYQSVIAFAFLFLLARLLGKRQVAQLNFFDYIAGITIGNIAASWSLDEIKNIHAIISLIIWTGLSLLLSFIQRKSRRARLVLDGRPTVLIRNGNVLENNLRKANIDLEEMMLLLRQKSAFKVADVEYAILETNGTLNVMKKTELEPLTPKDAGVQVLSEREPRVLIVDGNVIEESLDRSGYSKEWLLGEILKQGASDVKDVFLAQVDSNGSLYVDLYRDEQKEPQIKEKPLVAASLKKIQADLESFALETRNQKAKTSYTKTSEQLKQLLDELSPYLRD